The Dermacentor andersoni chromosome 1, qqDerAnde1_hic_scaffold, whole genome shotgun sequence genomic interval CGGCTGACGACACGGTCGCGGTCATTCGTCATACCGTGGGAACTCCGCCGTTGTATACTGCGCGTAGATGAGTCGCCTGGCGGGTGAGAATGGACGCTTCAACTCGGTGAACTTCACCGCGTAGCCACGGACGATTAGAGGCGCACCGCGAAGCCTGCTCTAGAGTTGTATTACTGTTGTACGTACTCCCATGTTTTGTGTACTTATGCCGTACGCGCCCTGACATACAAGCTAAAGGCAATGCCGGTGCGCCACGTCTTCCTCGCTGTGTGCTAAACCCCCGGCCCCACGAGCCTCCGTCACAGTGCcattgggaatgtgccgctctgccATGACTAAAAGAATCtgttaaatttctccgatgcagAGCGGAATCGAGTCAACGTAACAAAGTTTACTCAAGGACAGCAAATTGAATGATTAGAAGGCTATGACAAATGCATTGGGCAGTCAAGTGCGCTTTTCAGTGAATGCCTTCCGCGCCAACGCTTTAGTGAGCAGTGCCATTatttcactgggtatgtgacgctcttcaatgaacgtctcgcCAACTTGGTTTACTGATTATGTGCCACTGAGGGTGcgacaagcgagggaacaattctggGCGTTCGCAGgtaccggcgcgccacgcttctcgtctacGAGGCCATGCGCTGAGTTCTCGAcagcgccaccagatggcgcaacgtgtcgagaaagaagcgcgagagaggagccctgttgccgcatgacgcgtttctcagcgttcgcatgcaccggTCCCCCATGCATTTCAAATGCCGCCCCAGTCTTCGCGGAGGCGCgaagggaagcgcgaaagaggagtcccgctgcagtatacGCCTCAAACGTAACTCGTTTCGGCGGTGGCGATACTTTGTGTGGCCATAGATTCAGTGCAGACGTATTACCTTCGACAGTCACCGTGAGATTGGCTTGGCGAAATTTTACAGCCAAACTGTATGcctctaccgtccaagaaaattttcgtgtcgttgtaagcaaaacgctccccatacatgggccgatcccgaaaatagtgcaatgccggccgacccgcggctgaggggaagcaggcgttaccCACTCGCCGAACgcgggctgatcccgaagatagtgcaatgccggcccgtgCCGCgacggaggtaaagcaggcgtcaagcactccccgtacgtaggCCGATTCCCCACGTATGGGGCACGTGCAGAGTTCGATCCCGGCCACAGCagctggccgcatttcgatgggggtggaatgcgaaaaAACGCTCGTCTGCtgtgcatcgggtgcacgttaactAATCTCAGGAGGGCAAACTGAATTCGGAGccaccccactacggcgtgcctggtaATCATAATATCGCGGTCTCGACATGCGAAACCCCcaaagcttaattttttttttttttttgcctaaagtGTTCTCTGTGTTCGCGCAGCGGTCGCAGCCCTGCAGCCTTGACCCGGGAGCTGTTCGTAGCCGGAGCGAACTCTGGCATGGAGGCCACCGTTCCTGGTGCCGTCAAGGGCTGGTTTGACACCCTGCGCCACTGCGGCAGCGGACAGGTAATGCGCGTTGCTCATGCTCATAGTGATACGTACTTTATGGCATCGTTCGACGAACGCTGCCACCTTATAGGTCAATCCTGGCATTCGTGTACGACCACTGCCGTGGTAGACAACGTCACGAGTCTTCTGTATTTATCTTCACTAATGCAGTTATGCGAAATTCATTTGTACCTTTTCATCTGCCTGCACAAGAAACAAATGAGGGCTGGCAACGCCTGTGGCAATAATTCCATGTCTAgtatacagggcgtttcagcgaGCTTTGtgaattttttaaagattgcctgtggcagacagcccAATTCTAGTCcaggtctactcgaagaggcggacattacttgcacgaaaaattgaaacgcataatagactaattaacgaaaatttcaCAATGAAGTTTTTGACTAATtatggcatatattgcaatttacaaattctatcgGCTGAGATTGTaagtcatatccacttgaaaataattgcgtggatgacaccatttacgagatatgcgtcgTCAAACGCAtaatgcttaaagggacactaaaggcaaatattaagtcaagctaaagtgatagattaggcCTCGAgaatggcgtatgcaacgtcaccactcccccggttgggtggcgggagattcgAATTGCGATAAAGGCATACGGACCTTTCAGTTGCAATTTTCTCgcaaactaagtattttcttggcaagAGACAAGCGGTGCGAAGTTTCAGGAATGGTATTGAaacagtccacgtcaacttagtatttgcctttagtgtccctttaaactgtGGTGcgtttttgtgcttcaatgcataaaacttCCTTTCATGccttgaagcacgaaagtaactggaacgccaatgcatttctccgcaaggtTGGGGAATACATCGAAACTGATGTGATCTTGAGAATTAATTCCAAGTGTATCAGCCTTGCGAGCTCTCCGGGtacaatttgtgaattgcaatatgctCCTTGATGTAATTACCTAAAagcttaattagtgatttttgttaattagtcgattatgcatttagtCGATTATACAAGCCAAGTTGCTGACTGGTAGCGTctgacgccttgaacgcatcgtGGTTGCGCAGGCAGCATGCTTACGTAGCGCAATTTGAATCCATTCTTTCCCCAATTGTAGTGTTTAATTCCTCATTACAATGCAGTCGCgaatgcatgaaggcgagctttctggttctttattGTACGTGCTTTCATCGTACATGGTATGAATGTTTCTGTCGGTGTTctagcttctctctctctctctctctctctctatatatatatatatatatatatatatatatatatagagagagagagagagagagagagattggacACAATCAGCGTGTGTAAAGCAGTTCCCGGCACTCCACTGTGATTTGTTCATCATTCTTCATCTCAAGgggtttgtgtgtgcgcgcaggtGTCCATGCGTGAGGTCCTGGCACCGGCCGTGCGTCTTGCCCGTGGTGGCTTCCCTGTGGGCGTGGTGAACGCGGCCCACTGGGCCACCTACGAATCCAGGCTAGGCGAGCTGGTGGGGGGAGCCTACTTCCTACCCACGCCGCGAGCGGGACAGGTGCTGCGAAACGAGCCACTCGGCGACCTGCTCGAGGTGAGCGCCTCGGTGAATACGCCTGCAAAAAAGACCGAAATCGCCAATGCTGGCAATTCGTGTTCTCTGCTTCGACCACAGTTCTTGTGCTGCGCGTAAGTTGGTGTCAATCGCGATAGCTTTAAGGTAGATTTTTTTAAGTACATTGCTCTGGCGTGATCAGGAATGGTTACTTAGAAAGAATCTGCAACTAATGAAAGTCGTTTGAATTGTAACTGATATGCGGTAAGAAACCCAATAAAGTGATTGGGATGCCAACACAGATGATCCGTTCACCGACGGGTAGATCAACCGTTTGCCCTCAAGCGGCGTCGGAATGAGAACCATGGGCCGCTTGCACGGAGCATGTTACTTGTGGGTGAAATTGCGCGCGTTTAAGAAGCCCGAGTAACAACGATAGCGATCGATAGACAGAATTCTAACCTATAGACCTCGGATGGTAAAGAACGTATGTTCAGCAGGGCACATTTATCATACTGCGCATTTTTTGCTGTCTGGCGCCACGGTGTTTTATGTCACTTTGGCTACTAGAGAGAATTGGTAGTTATCGATGGGGAAACAGGACAAGAAACACGAAGAGATAACGGCGAGCTCTTAACTTCTAACCGATTTGATTTCGCACATGCGCAGGATTTATACTTGGACGAACGAGACACGTGAAAAGGGAAACATGTCTGCGATATTGCACAGACATGATTATACTTGATGGCtccagaatttcttttttttttttttttgctgtttctaacgtgcacctacatctaaatATAGCGCATACAACCGACTGTAatacgtgaaagaagcccgcaaatgcacgcaaagtgcctcgagcggccagtcgcgcggcatttgcggacttctttcacgctcggaaaaacactttcatacagcacgtatcgagcaacagaaagctgtatcgggagtatttcgtgtcgctctacagttttctcattgacacttttcatctaactataatatttgaaagttgattaattgattaagataATGATCAGATTaggtggaattaaaaaaaaaacactttgagtaccttcaagcgacggcaaacattacctttgttctgtccagctactgTGGCATTTGCGTATTATTAAACTCTGGCTAAGTTAAGCTCGGACACCCTGGAGAGCGGATGCACTGACTATAACGAAATTTAGTTTGCTTCTAGAATTCCGCGCTCCGAAAACGTTCGCAGTCGGGGGTGCAGTTCTCGCGTTTTGCATCCATCACGCACGCATCGGAACAACACGACGGACAGCGAAGCGTGCGTGGTACATACCTGACGCCGCGCGCACGTGCAGCGACTGGGCCGAGAGGGCGCGGATGCCTTCTACAAGGGGCCCGTAGCCGACGCTGTGGCGGCGGCCGTCAAGCGGGCGGGAGGCGTGCTGGAGGCGACCGACCTCCTCCGACACCCGGCGGACAGCGGCGACGGCCTGGTGGCTCCCGTGAGCACCACCTACCGCGGCGCCCGGGTGCACACGGTGCCGTTTCCCAGTCACGGAAGCGTGCTTCTCGAGGCGCTCAACATCCTCGAGCGGTTCGAGCTGCGCGACCGGGAACGATGCGCGCACCTGCTGGTCGAGGCCCTGCGGCTGGCGCTCGCGGACGGCCTCGGCTGGGTGGCCGACGGGGGACCGGCGCGGGACGGCCGGATGGCTTCCAAGGAGCACGCCGAGGGCCGCATCGTGGACGTCGAGCGGTGAGCACGAACTGGCCGAGCAGCCTGCTTCTCTGGCCGGTGGGCAGGAATTTGGCGGCACCTGTATATGTACGCTCAATAACTGCCTGCTTCGTTTCATAAGTGGCAGCGCAGGGACGCACGCAATGCGCCATTAACGGAAACGTTGGCGCTGCATTACGTCCGCTACGTTAGTTAAATTTAAACCCGACGAGCAGTTCACATAGGGCCACTGCGTGTGGCAACCCGTTGCGGTATCGCCGCGGTTGGGGTGTTGCACTGCtgtggtcgcgggatcaaatcccggccgcggcggccgtattttgatgggggccGAAGGCGCTCGTGTACTTATAGATTTAAgtggacgttaaagaaacccaggaggTCAAAATCAATTCTgagagtccccaactacggcatgTCTAATAATCCTGATCCCATGGTTCTGGCTAAGTTTAAGCTACGTGTGTCAATGACCAGAACGAGCATCGATCGGTTGTTTCTTTAATGACCCGCCGCTGTTGCTCCGCGTGCTATGGCGTTGTGCCGACGAGCGCAAAGCGGAGAGTTTGCTTGTCCCCGACGAACAATAACCTGTCttgcttgtctttctttttttgtaaactcGGCActctctactttcctgtcaagaatgcaatGACACGCTGGTAACGCGCGTGCCTTTCGGCACTTGAAAGTtccgggcgcgcagcgttaatGAAAGGCACGCAAGATGAGTGAAGTTTTTTTATTAAGGTTCCGAGAGGGCAAGATGTATTCCAGGTAAATGAATAAAAGGCTGCATTGATGTTTTTAATGGTCTGTGGACAGCTGAAGGGTTGAATACTGTGTAGTGGTTCGATATTCAAGGTCAGTGGTAACCGCCAAACGTTTCCAACGTCCGATTTGGTCGGACACCGAAATCCGCTCGATGCCGGCCGCGCTCTTGCGCGCgcgcacagaaaaagaaaaagaagaaaaacccaGCGTGTTGTCATTTTTCCCTCAGGAAATCGGTACTTTTTTCTTTAGCTCCAGAAGGGGAGAGTTGCAGCTCTGACTTTCTCTATCCTCGCTTCTATGGACGCTTCTCGCCGCGCTCCTGCGGGCGCGGCCACGTTTGATCGTGTGCTggcgcgtccattgcttgcctcagctcaTGCCGCAGACAGCATCTGCTGCCTCTGTTTGCAATGGCGGCGCACGACGCTGGTGCGCTGCAGCAGGCCGCTTTTTTCGGCGCTTGTCGCCGACAATGACGGCGTGAACCTCGCGTacgtatggcaaaaaaaaaaaaacgcatcagaGGACATGTAAATGTCACAAATTCATTGTTCAGAGCTCATTACGCATTGTCGAAATGGTTCGAGTTCTGCTGTCTGGGGCTCgattactgtaaaaaaaaaaaataatgacgaTCACTGTCATACGCTCATAGTTTCTTTGTTGATTATTTCCAATGGCTTGGAAGCCGCAGGAATTGTCATGTATTTGGTTCAGTAACGCGTTTTGGTGCGATGTCGTTGAATTATTTATACTGTGGGTGAGAGTAAAGGGTTTTTCAGAGAAAGTAATTGCTTGCGATAAATTGTTGCTGCATTCATAGGTTTTCAATTTATTTCTTACTactgaaaactgaaaaaaattcacaTTGGGGACATGGTTTTTTGCGAGAAAATTCTACCTTCAGATGGTTCAAGCGACGTCATCAATTCCAGTTCACAAAACTTCGTTATGCCGTCGaggtcgttccatcgacgtcgtCATTGTGACTTCATTCGACTCtcctcatgccattgtcgtcacgccatcgtcagcATTTCACAAACGCAATCCCACTGTCATGTCGtagtcgttccatcgacgtcatttccTCTTCGCCATTCTATCATAATCGCGCTGTCTCCTTTTATCGTTattatgccgtcgtggtcgttccattgtcTTCATACAGTCTTCTTAATAAAATCGTCTTCGCGCCATCGTCGTTGCGTGCACGCTCATCGTAGGACCATTGTCTTCGTGACGTCGTCAGCACGGTGTCGGCGTTATGCCATCGTCATAACTTCGGAatcatctcattgtcgtcgtgCCATTCTCGTCGTGCCGCCTTAGTCGTTCCATCGACGCGAGTCCACCATCGCCATTCTATagtcactgcgtcgtcgtcatacagtcgccgtcATGCCGATGGCCAATCTTGGCAAGCCAGTGCCGCAGCAAAGTGGGCCGATGCCGGAGACTGTATGTCGCATGTAGCCGAAGCGATGAAATTCTCAGAATGACCGTTAGTATTTAAACAACCGTCCCTTCCACAAGACGATGCGCAGCTGCATTGCTTGaaggctaatcgcattaccgtcgacagtcatcgtaagatgggttctgccggatttttttttcgctgcatatAATGTAATCTCGTGTCGGGGCCTCCTTATTTCTTACCATCCTGATGACCACGAATCCGTTAGCAATGGCATGAAGGAGAGCCGAACGTGACGGGCATGCACCCAAGGAGGAAAACAGTTTCCCGGGAGTAGGCGGCCGTTTCAGCGCGTCGCGGCCATCACAGCTGCCCCCAATCCCGCACACCAGCCGCGATCTCGAGCGCTGTGGCTCTGTTCTGTCAGCGCAGGGTCGTACGCCTCAGCGCTCGGGCTTGACTGCCTATATACTGGGCGCTTTCAAGTGCAATGGTAAGAAACGCGCTAACCGTGGACTGTGTCGTCGCGCGGATTGTCTTCTCGACCATTGCCACCATTTGCGGAGAACTATAGCGTATCGTCGGAAAACATTAAGTCGTCATTCCTCGAACCGTACATAGAGCTCTTCCGGAGCaccgtgtgttttttttttttttttttctggcacgtGTATGAGATCTGATCGGCGGCAATGCATACTGCACTGCCGTCTTCGTCTGCACAGAAAGACATTTAAATTGattttttattgtgtgtgtgtggacaaACGTGTAAAGTGCATTGGCTCATAAACATCAGGATGTGGAGTACTACTCCATTGCTCTCATTATTTTGTAAACAGCGGAGAACACTCTAGCTAGGTGAGCTACAAGAATCATTCAGTGAGCTTGTAACGAACGCAGTGTTGCACTCGGAAGCTTAtggataataaaaaaaagaatgcagaagattttttgtcaaaaaaatctGAGCGTTTTAGGAGAATAAAGGCGTTTATGGTTGCTGCGTAGCTTTTTTTCCGGCCCCCCAACACCTCAGCCCGCTGCTTGGAGCAACAGCATTTACCTCGGTGGCCGGTGGCGTCAGAGGAGGGGACCGCTTACAAATAACGCTCACAAATTATAACGTTCAGATTACGCGCGTCCATCGGCTAATTCTGCGGGTGCAAATAATTTTCCGCGGGTACAAATGCTAAAAGGGTTCTGAACCATCCCTCGTGCTTGGCGAAAAGAGGAACAAAAACAGTCCACGGCTAGCATACGCtcctgtgaacatctcagccaaattttgcagtcgtgggTGGCGCGAGGAGCTCGCAAGTGTAGCCCGACGTCACgttttacagcgaacctgtataactgccctcccccccccccccccccccccccccccgaatgcaCCTGTAGTGTCCGTgtgcaaaaatgtgggccgatacgggaggcagtgcaataccgggccgacgcgcggcgcaggtgaagcggGTTTCAAGCACTGCGCtcctacaaataataaaaataaataataataaatgaaataaatcagTGAACGTGCACTGTTTCAAGCCGGTCGGTATACTGGAACCGTTTGTGAACAGCAGATGGACTAACGAGCCGGAGGcattgccatatacgcaaaggacaTGTACGTACAACCGTACACCCTTCCCTCGCAAGACGACAATTCCATcgactgtggggatgtctgtgccgtacaaacgaaagactaaattgtgaggcttttcttttgaggaacccgtatgggtttcctttgtagcaattgctacgattgggtggatgtctcattttcccttaattaattacagctctccaccttgcgggtttccgcagaactattacgtcaaagtcttgcctttgcttcgagttgtggacaaattcgacttcgccctgccatctcctagccgcctggttagctcaattggtagagcggcTTCCCCggtaaggcggtggtcccgggttcgagtcccggaccaggacgaatttttcttcaactgtgagggttttctttcgaagaacccgtttgggtttcctttgtagcaattgctacgattgggtggatgtctcattttcccttaattgaTATCCACTATGTATATGGCTCAGGCACAAGCAAATGTGATATCGAGGAgctcatgaccacgcactttgcatgagtTAGCCGTGATGTCACTACCCCTGGGATCAttgttggagacttcaatgtttACATTTAAAAATAAgtcaagaaatggttcactcagtttctcctagaagagtttggtttgaagtgccacacaaATCCAAGTCACTCAAGTACTCAACAACGGTcttgtatagatttaactttggccaagattctgtaTAAGGTTGTAACCAAGCCAATCAGTGTGTCACAGTAATCaaaaagctatcgtcactaccattaccaagtgatgaaaataaatacatgcagccttgtctaatcctgtgtgatgtgctacagcttcgttggtcatccaaCTTCACAGAGTACAATGACTCCTTGATTTTTTCTCAACCCCTCTCTTCTCAATAGAAGCCTTCTGCTCACTCTAATCGGGCTCCTATATTTCgtcatatagcagattcccatatacgtggctgctattggccaataactCACCTTCAATCAAAAAGGGTGTTTGGATCTGTGCCCATCTTCCTACTGTTACtatgtatatttattgacacagtTTAATCAACAGGCTGAACTAAGCGAAAACTTTCATTTCGAAATTCAATAACAATTTCGTACTTCCGAAAGTACGACTATCGTACTATGGCCTACTATCGTCTGCTAACGCTTGGTCGTGCCCGTCCGCCCGCTGTAGGAATAAAGCTTTGGCCACACTgccgtcgggtctcgctaatttctatGCGTTTTAAACGTATAGAAATGTATACGTTTTAAACACTCAACTAGCCTATAGTTCTCTATAAATTCTCTAAAATATAAAGGGCGATTAACCACCGTACATCGTCCCTTTGCTTCGACTTTCGCGCCAAGTGATTTTGCCGTATGTTTCTTATCGTGTGCACTATCCAAAAGGCTTACAAACTGGCTAGTGTTTCTGAACTAGTTATGCTGAATACGAATTCGCGCTGTTAAAATACCATTGAGCCTGCTGTGTCAATTATATTCAAGTAACCACCAAGATACGCAACTCTCAGGGACTAAAGCGCTAACTGGACCATATAATTGTGCGCCAATCTGTAATTTTGGAGCCATACTCACGGCTTCGACCACGTCGTCGGCGTATCCGCCGACCGAATGATATctccagtagactttctcttcttcctttaatcttttcgtccccttttccctttccccagtgtagggtagccaaccgggctcagtcctggttaacctccctacctttcattcatcatttgctctctctctgtctgcagGGCCCGGCAGTGGAGCGAGGCGGACCTGCCGAACGCTCCGGAGCAGTCGCACACCGTGTTCCTGGTGACCGCCGACGAAAGAGGCAATGCCTGCGCGTTCATCAACAGCAATTTTTTGGGCTTTGGATGTGCCATTGTCGAGCGGTACGGATTCGCAGTCCACGTAAGCTCTTATTAGTTAAGCCATTTCATCTTTCGTGTATATATAGTCTACGTATTGTGTCATATGCCTCGGAAGGAGATAGTCGCACCACCGCATGAAGAATTTGCCCGACCGTGAGCTTCTTGCGATGATTTTGTAAGTACCGGCGAAAAACAACCTCCATGACAGAACTCGCGCACGTCACTGTGTCCTGTGctggcagtttttctttttttcctcgggCAGGATGTTTGACGTACGTTAACAGTGCATATGACGCTCCAGGCGAAGATAAAGAAATTACATGCGGTGCTTAGGTTGCTGGTTTACGGTACACCGGAGCTGCGTACGTTGATGTTGGTTGCCTGTGATTTTGAACTGTGACATACAAAAACACGCAAGCAGGTAGCGCTGCTAACACTAATTAGACTACGAGAGTATCTGTTGTTAACGGAATTAGTTTACTCTCCGCTACGGGTTCTGTCGTATCAAAGCGTTTTAAGAATGCATTGTCATTCTGTGCAGGATGTTGAGTTGCGGGTGGTTGCTGTGTGTTGCGGGTCAGTCGCGCCCGTGAAGTACAATTCAGCCAGTCTCAGCCGTGGCTAGAGCGTTCCTTTTGTTCCTCGCAATATCGCCAAGTTTGTTCACTCTCACGGCATCTGGAGGCGGGGCTTGGAGAAAAGCAGGCCCGGTACTGACGGAAAAattcttgcatatatatatatatatatatatatatatatatatatatatatatatatatatatatatatatatatatatatatatatatatatatatatatatatatatatatatatgtgtgtgtgtgtgtgtgtgtgtgtgtgtgtgtgtgtgtgtgtgtgtacacgtaTGTGAATGCATTTCGTAGCTACAAAGGAGCGTAAAACGAAGATATCTCTAAAttttttgttcatatttatgcaGTGTATGACGGAAACGTAGATTTCACATGAAGGTGTGCCGAAAAAACAGTATGACAAAAAAAACTCAGAGCCTCGCGTTCAAGACACCCAACTCAGTCAAAGAGCGTGATCGACGGCATGCTTATGTACATCACTTTTTTATGTATAAATATGCCTGTGAATTCTCCTAGTAATCTGATATTTGTGTTTCTTTAAGACCAATGCCTCAGCTGCTGGCATGTCCCTAATAAATGCGCATAGCCTGCGGTCCACAGTGCTtgctgatatatatattttttaaatctcCCCTTTAAACATTGCCAAGTCTGTCCCATTAAACACACACTTATTGGGAAGTCTGACAGAGACTACATTATCACTAAACAGACAAACCCCACCTTACAATGCTTGACACCACACATATTTAGGCgcaagccttaagtg includes:
- the LOC126516813 gene encoding glutathione hydrolase-like YwrD proenzyme isoform X1, giving the protein MFFFFSQSLSHPLSTRAEKQEPGSEFIPSAVRNGAEAVYDAQTGSRSTQYGGAVHVPSVARAVAGRRSQHRRPARHCRGHRGRSPAALTRELFVAGANSGMEATVPGAVKGWFDTLRHCGSGQVSMREVLAPAVRLARGGFPVGVVNAAHWATYESRLGELVGGAYFLPTPRAGQVLRNEPLGDLLERLGREGADAFYKGPVADAVAAAVKRAGGVLEATDLLRHPADSGDGLVAPVSTTYRGARVHTVPFPSHGSVLLEALNILERFELRDRERCAHLLVEALRLALADGLGWVADGGPARDGRMASKEHAEGRIVDVERARQWSEADLPNAPEQSHTVFLVTADERGNACAFINSNFLGFGCAIVERYGFAVHCRGRGFSAVAGHPNCAGPCKKPYHTLMPVLVTDTASGDWLAALGTMGGYTQPQVDLQLLLAMMEGGLDPQSALDAPRLYIGDGRTLRPDDPLFLEEGFPEDVVADLRRRGHRIAPGFVPPSARSTRSMAHIVARGSWWDRTRECAVEQVAQVLWFGCEPRSDGVAAAAPPQDVL
- the LOC126516813 gene encoding glutathione hydrolase-like YwrD proenzyme isoform X2, which translates into the protein MAGPYTSRRSPVLSLGGGASTDDPLATAAAIEVLNRGGNAADAAVAAAAALQVLKPYATGIGGDCFALFYDAQTRAVRCIDGSGRSPAALTRELFVAGANSGMEATVPGAVKGWFDTLRHCGSGQVSMREVLAPAVRLARGGFPVGVVNAAHWATYESRLGELVGGAYFLPTPRAGQVLRNEPLGDLLERLGREGADAFYKGPVADAVAAAVKRAGGVLEATDLLRHPADSGDGLVAPVSTTYRGARVHTVPFPSHGSVLLEALNILERFELRDRERCAHLLVEALRLALADGLGWVADGGPARDGRMASKEHAEGRIVDVERARQWSEADLPNAPEQSHTVFLVTADERGNACAFINSNFLGFGCAIVERYGFAVHCRGRGFSAVAGHPNCAGPCKKPYHTLMPVLVTDTASGDWLAALGTMGGYTQPQVDLQLLLAMMEGGLDPQSALDAPRLYIGDGRTLRPDDPLFLEEGFPEDVVADLRRRGHRIAPGFVPPSARSTRSMAHIVARGSWWDRTRECAVEQVAQVLWFGCEPRSDGVAAAAPPQDVL